A single genomic interval of Sphingobium sp. WTD-1 harbors:
- the intI1 gene encoding class 1 integron integrase IntI1, producing MKTATAPLPPLRSVKVLDQLRERIRYLHYSLRTEQAYVHWVRAFIRFHGVRHPATLGSSEVEAFLSWLANERKVSVSTHRQALAALLFFYGKVLCTDLPWLQEIGRPRPSRRLPVVLTPDEVVRILGFLEGEHRLFAQLLYGTGMRISEGLQLRVKDLDFDHGTIIVREGKGSKDRALMLPESLAPSLREQLSRARAWWLKDQAEGRSGVALPDALERKYPRAGHSWPWFWVFAQHTHSTDPRSGVVRRHHMYDQTFQRAFKRAVEQAGITKPATPHTLRHSFATALLRSGYDIRTVQDLLGHSDVSTTMIYTHVLKVGGAGVRSPLDALPPLTSER from the coding sequence ATGAAAACCGCCACTGCGCCGTTACCACCGCTGCGTTCGGTCAAGGTTCTGGACCAGTTGCGTGAGCGCATACGCTACTTGCATTACAGTTTACGAACCGAACAGGCTTATGTCCACTGGGTTCGTGCCTTCATCCGTTTCCACGGTGTGCGTCACCCGGCAACCTTGGGCAGCAGCGAAGTCGAGGCATTTCTGTCCTGGCTGGCGAACGAGCGCAAGGTTTCGGTCTCCACGCATCGTCAGGCATTGGCGGCCTTGCTGTTCTTCTACGGCAAGGTGCTGTGCACGGATCTGCCCTGGCTTCAGGAGATCGGAAGACCTCGGCCGTCGCGGCGCTTGCCGGTGGTGCTGACCCCGGATGAAGTGGTTCGCATCCTCGGTTTTCTGGAAGGCGAGCATCGTTTGTTCGCCCAGCTTCTGTATGGAACGGGCATGCGGATCAGTGAGGGTTTGCAACTGCGGGTCAAGGATCTGGATTTCGATCACGGCACGATCATCGTGCGGGAGGGCAAGGGCTCCAAGGATCGGGCCTTGATGTTACCCGAGAGCTTGGCACCCAGCCTGCGCGAGCAGCTGTCGCGTGCACGGGCATGGTGGCTGAAGGACCAGGCCGAGGGCCGCAGCGGCGTTGCGCTTCCCGACGCCCTTGAGCGGAAGTATCCGCGCGCCGGGCATTCCTGGCCGTGGTTCTGGGTTTTTGCGCAGCACACGCATTCGACCGATCCACGGAGCGGTGTCGTGCGTCGCCATCACATGTATGACCAGACCTTTCAGCGCGCCTTCAAACGTGCCGTAGAACAAGCAGGCATCACGAAGCCCGCCACACCGCACACCCTCCGCCACTCGTTCGCGACGGCCTTGCTCCGCAGCGGTTACGACATTCGAACCGTGCAGGATCTGCTCGGCCATTCCGACGTCTCTACGACGATGATTTACACGCATGTGCTGAAAGTTGGCGGTGCCGGAGTGCGCTCACCGCTTGATGCGCTGCCGCCCCTCACTAGTGAGAGGTAG
- a CDS encoding trimethoprim-resistant dihydrofolate reductase DfrB4, with product MNEGKNEVSTSAAGRFAFPSNATFALGDRVRKKSGAAWQGRIVGWYCTTLTPEGYAVESESHPGSVQIYPMTALERVA from the coding sequence ATGAATGAAGGAAAAAATGAGGTCAGTACTTCAGCTGCTGGCCGGTTCGCATTCCCATCAAACGCCACGTTTGCCTTGGGGGATCGCGTACGCAAGAAGTCTGGCGCTGCTTGGCAGGGGCGCATTGTCGGGTGGTACTGCACAACACTTACCCCTGAAGGCTACGCCGTCGAGTCCGAATCTCACCCAGGCTCAGTCCAGATTTATCCCATGACTGCGCTTGAACGGGTGGCCTGA
- a CDS encoding type B-3 chloramphenicol O-acetyltransferase CatB3 — protein sequence MTNYFDSPFKGKLLSEQVKNPNIKVGRYSYYSGYYHGHSFDDCARYLFPDRDDVDKLIIGSFCSIGSGASFIMAGNQGHRYDWASSFPFFYMQEEPAFSSALDAFQKAGNTVIGNDVWIGSEAMVMPGIKIGHGAVIGSRSLVTKDVEPYAIVGGNPAKKIKKRFTDEEISLLLEMEWWNWSLEKIKAAMPMLCSSNIVGLHKYWLEFAV from the coding sequence ATGACCAACTACTTTGATAGCCCCTTCAAAGGCAAGCTGCTTTCTGAGCAAGTGAAGAACCCCAATATCAAAGTTGGGCGGTACAGCTATTACTCTGGCTACTATCATGGGCACTCATTCGATGACTGCGCACGGTATCTGTTTCCGGACCGTGATGACGTTGATAAGTTGATCATCGGTAGTTTCTGCTCTATCGGGAGTGGGGCTTCCTTTATCATGGCTGGCAATCAGGGGCATCGGTACGACTGGGCATCATCTTTCCCGTTCTTTTATATGCAGGAAGAACCTGCATTCTCAAGCGCACTCGATGCCTTCCAAAAAGCAGGTAATACTGTCATTGGCAATGACGTTTGGATCGGCTCTGAGGCAATGGTCATGCCCGGAATCAAGATCGGGCACGGTGCGGTGATAGGCAGCCGCTCGTTGGTGACAAAAGATGTGGAGCCTTACGCTATCGTTGGCGGCAATCCCGCTAAGAAGATTAAGAAACGCTTCACCGATGAGGAAATTTCATTGCTTCTGGAGATGGAGTGGTGGAATTGGTCACTGGAGAAGATCAAAGCGGCAATGCCCATGCTGTGCTCGTCTAATATTGTTGGCCTGCACAAGTATTGGCTCGAGTTTGCCGTCTAA
- a CDS encoding Txe/YoeB family addiction module toxin, with the protein MRLIFSDDAWEDYLFWQKQDRRMVDRINKLIKETTREPFSGVGKPEPLKHALAGYWSRRITDEHRMVYKVADDALWIVQLKYHY; encoded by the coding sequence ATGAGATTAATTTTTTCCGATGATGCATGGGAAGATTATCTGTTCTGGCAAAAACAAGACCGCCGCATGGTTGATCGAATTAACAAGCTAATTAAAGAAACCACCCGAGAGCCTTTCTCTGGAGTGGGCAAGCCAGAGCCATTAAAACATGCTTTGGCCGGTTATTGGTCTCGTCGAATTACGGATGAGCACCGAATGGTTTACAAAGTGGCGGATGATGCCCTTTGGATCGTTCAACTCAAGTACCACTACTGA
- a CDS encoding type II toxin-antitoxin system prevent-host-death family antitoxin has product MDAITYTHARANLAGTMDRVCNDHEPVIITRNGDQSVVILSLEDFQALEETAYLLRSPANAKRLFKSIEQLEAGRGQARELAE; this is encoded by the coding sequence ATGGACGCTATCACTTACACACACGCCCGCGCCAACCTGGCTGGAACCATGGATCGTGTTTGCAACGATCATGAGCCGGTGATCATCACACGTAACGGCGACCAATCGGTTGTGATTCTCTCGCTGGAAGATTTCCAGGCGCTGGAAGAAACTGCGTATCTGCTGCGCAGCCCCGCCAACGCCAAGCGGCTTTTCAAGTCGATCGAGCAACTTGAAGCGGGCCGAGGACAGGCGCGGGAGTTGGCCGAATGA
- the aac(6')-Ib gene encoding AAC(6')-Ib family aminoglycoside 6'-N-acetyltransferase yields the protein MTNSTDSVTLRLMTEHDLAMLYEWLNRSHIVEWWGGEEARPTLADVQEQYLPSVLAQESVTPYIAMLNGEPIGYAQSYVALGSGDGWWEEETDPGVRGIDQSLANASQLGKGLGTKLVRALVELLFNDPEVTKIQTDPSPSNLRAIRCYEKAGFERQGTVTTPDGPAVYMVQTRQAFERTRSDA from the coding sequence GTGACCAACAGCACCGATTCCGTCACACTGCGCCTCATGACTGAGCATGACCTTGCGATGCTCTATGAGTGGCTAAATCGATCTCATATCGTCGAGTGGTGGGGCGGAGAAGAAGCACGCCCGACACTTGCTGACGTACAGGAACAGTACTTGCCAAGCGTTTTAGCGCAAGAGTCCGTCACTCCATACATTGCAATGCTGAATGGAGAGCCGATTGGGTATGCCCAGTCGTACGTTGCTCTTGGAAGCGGGGACGGATGGTGGGAAGAAGAAACCGATCCAGGAGTACGCGGAATAGACCAGTCACTGGCGAATGCATCACAACTGGGCAAAGGCTTGGGAACCAAGCTGGTTCGAGCTCTGGTTGAGTTGCTGTTCAATGATCCCGAGGTCACCAAGATCCAAACGGACCCGTCGCCGAGCAACTTGCGAGCGATCCGATGCTACGAGAAAGCGGGGTTTGAGAGGCAAGGTACCGTAACCACCCCAGATGGTCCAGCCGTGTACATGGTTCAAACACGCCAGGCATTCGAGCGAACACGCAGTGATGCCTAA